One part of the Chryseobacterium sp. 7 genome encodes these proteins:
- a CDS encoding ribonuclease inhibitor, which produces MLNTSNNNTRKMIVIHGGHFSSLGGFYEEASSVFMKDVDWKVGTLDGFDDILYGGFGVFENKEEIEIVWKESQKSKEDLGLTATREFYENKIRQGKPFNIELIQQKLDELTEGKGQTLFEILIEIIQSHTNTTLRLE; this is translated from the coding sequence GTGTTGAATACTTCAAATAACAATACAAGAAAAATGATCGTCATCCATGGCGGTCATTTTTCGTCTTTAGGAGGTTTCTACGAAGAAGCTTCCAGTGTTTTCATGAAAGATGTAGATTGGAAAGTAGGTACATTGGACGGCTTTGATGATATTCTTTATGGTGGTTTCGGAGTCTTCGAAAATAAAGAAGAAATTGAAATTGTCTGGAAAGAATCACAGAAGTCAAAAGAAGACTTAGGTTTAACTGCCACCCGCGAATTTTATGAAAACAAAATCAGGCAGGGAAAGCCTTTCAACATAGAGCTGATTCAACAGAAATTAGATGAATTGACCGAAGGAAAAGGACAGACACTTTTTGAAATTCTGATAGAAATTATACAATCACATACCAATACTACGCTGAGATTAGAATGA